A genomic stretch from Pseudomonas sp. MUP55 includes:
- a CDS encoding FecR family protein, whose translation MNVSSQVAEQAVHWLLEMQQGRLTPRQQLAWQQWLEAHSEHQRAWDQIQRVNQRLRGVPSPLAHAALNAPTSNSRRQALKLLLILGAGSAAAWSLRQQHILPPLTADYRSPVGQRRTVQLADGSQLQLNTSSAVDVHFDGQQRLVRLLEGEIQLTARTGTTPLRVLTGQGLLSSQAARLNVRQFNDHTQLAVLDGHVDVMPNHYSGLPLSVVAAHQVNFTRKGWDSPRPTDVNSGAWADGMLVAAHMRLADFLAELGRYRRGQLNCDPQVANLLLSGSYPLDDSERILDLLEVSLPVTVRRFTRYWVTVQARA comes from the coding sequence ATGAACGTTTCCTCTCAAGTCGCCGAACAAGCCGTGCACTGGTTGCTGGAAATGCAGCAAGGTCGGCTCACCCCGCGCCAGCAGTTGGCCTGGCAGCAATGGCTGGAGGCGCACAGCGAACACCAGCGCGCCTGGGACCAGATCCAGCGCGTCAACCAGCGCCTGCGCGGCGTGCCTTCGCCCCTGGCGCATGCGGCGTTGAATGCCCCCACATCCAACAGCCGGCGCCAGGCGCTCAAGCTGTTGTTGATCCTCGGCGCCGGGTCGGCGGCAGCCTGGAGCCTGCGCCAGCAACATATCCTGCCGCCGTTGACGGCCGACTACCGCAGCCCGGTTGGTCAGCGCCGCACCGTGCAGTTGGCCGACGGCAGCCAGTTGCAGCTCAATACCAGCAGCGCGGTGGATGTGCATTTCGATGGTCAGCAGCGCCTGGTGCGCCTGCTCGAAGGTGAAATCCAGCTGACCGCCCGCACAGGCACCACGCCGCTGCGCGTACTCACCGGCCAGGGCCTGCTCAGCAGCCAGGCGGCGCGCTTGAACGTGCGGCAGTTCAACGACCATACCCAACTGGCGGTGCTCGACGGCCATGTCGACGTGATGCCCAACCACTACAGCGGCCTGCCGCTGAGCGTCGTGGCCGCGCATCAGGTCAACTTCACCCGCAAAGGCTGGGACAGCCCTCGCCCCACAGACGTCAACAGCGGCGCTTGGGCTGACGGCATGCTGGTGGCCGCGCACATGCGCCTGGCGGATTTCCTCGCCGAACTGGGGCGCTACCGTCGCGGCCAGCTCAACTGCGACCCGCAGGTGGCCAACCTGCTGCTGTCCGGCAGTTATCCACTGGATGACAGCGAACGCATTCTCGACCTGCTGGAGGTCAGCCTGCCGGTCACCGTGCGGCGCTTTACCCGCTACTGGGTGACCGTGCAGGCCCGCGCCTGA
- a CDS encoding FecR family protein, translating to MNVTPTPAQEQAALAWLSLLHDQPSSGDQATFSQWLRADPAHIEAYAQAQVLWELSEVPARSLATEDAQALQGYLDAMSGAGRSRRLRWSGALAMAACLLLMVAMGAGWQPSRWVDDLGADYVTAPGEVRTVTLADQSHVTLDADSAIAVDFSHGERHIQLRRGAGFFQVVHTGQPFVVEAGSGATTVLGTQFEVRLQPAGAQVTVLSGRVGVTPSSQASQQILTAGQQVAYADGVAEPLHSVDSEARLAWREGWLNYYKAPLAEVIDDLARYYPGRILLLNNEIGAKRVSGSFPSKDPVAVLNALQAVLGFEQHTLLGRMIVLR from the coding sequence GTGAACGTCACGCCCACCCCCGCCCAGGAACAGGCCGCGCTCGCCTGGCTGAGCCTGCTGCACGACCAGCCCAGCAGCGGCGACCAGGCCACGTTCAGCCAGTGGCTGCGGGCCGACCCCGCCCACATCGAAGCCTACGCCCAGGCCCAGGTGCTGTGGGAGTTGAGCGAAGTACCGGCGCGCAGCTTGGCGACCGAAGACGCTCAGGCCTTGCAAGGTTATCTCGATGCGATGAGCGGTGCGGGGCGCTCGCGCAGGCTGCGCTGGTCCGGCGCCTTGGCCATGGCCGCGTGTCTGTTGCTGATGGTGGCGATGGGCGCCGGTTGGCAGCCGTCGCGCTGGGTCGATGATTTGGGCGCCGACTACGTGACGGCGCCAGGGGAGGTGAGGACCGTCACCCTGGCCGATCAGTCTCACGTCACCCTCGACGCCGACAGCGCCATCGCCGTGGATTTCAGCCATGGCGAGCGGCATATCCAGTTGCGTCGAGGCGCTGGTTTTTTTCAGGTTGTCCACACCGGGCAGCCCTTTGTAGTCGAAGCGGGCAGTGGAGCGACGACGGTGCTGGGCACGCAGTTCGAAGTGCGCCTGCAACCGGCGGGCGCACAGGTGACCGTGTTGTCCGGCCGGGTGGGTGTGACGCCCTCCAGTCAGGCGTCGCAGCAAATTCTCACGGCAGGCCAGCAAGTGGCCTACGCCGATGGGGTGGCCGAGCCGTTGCATTCGGTCGACAGCGAGGCACGCCTGGCCTGGCGCGAGGGGTGGCTCAACTATTACAAGGCACCGCTGGCCGAGGTGATCGACGACCTGGCGCGCTACTACCCCGGCCGCATCCTGCTGCTCAACAACGAGATCGGCGCCAAACGTGTCAGCGGCAGCTTCCCAAGCAAAGACCCGGTCGCCGTGTTGAACGCCTTGCAAGCGGTCCTGGGCTTTGAACAGCACACGTTGCTGGGCCGCATGATCGTGTTGCGCTAG
- a CDS encoding LysR substrate-binding domain-containing protein — MTRPLHGQTYVWLHVFSCAARHLSFTRCAEELHITPGAVSQQIRQLEERLGFRLFHRRARGVELSAEGQRLAKVVGEAYGSIDAELQRLDAGMISGTLRLRSIPSFLGKWLTPRLPRLQQRFPDIQLRMVAEDSSIALHEGDFDLAIDLNDGSYPGLLSTALLDEQIFPVCAPSLLRGRPPLHGPADLAHFPLLHDITAWRGSYEYAEWEFYLNAIGYHDADVRRGHTFNRNHLTIEAAIAGMGVAIARRTLLNDELERGTLIVPFGLAVPNHKRYVLLYAPGALSHPGVRAVHDWLVEEAGIFRALHPLGEGQL; from the coding sequence ATGACCCGCCCGCTTCATGGCCAGACGTACGTCTGGCTGCACGTGTTTTCCTGCGCTGCACGGCATTTGTCGTTCACCCGCTGCGCCGAAGAACTGCACATCACGCCGGGGGCGGTGAGCCAGCAGATTCGCCAGTTGGAGGAGCGCCTGGGCTTTCGCCTGTTTCACCGCCGGGCCAGGGGCGTGGAACTGAGTGCCGAAGGGCAGCGCCTGGCAAAAGTGGTGGGGGAGGCCTACGGCAGCATTGACGCCGAATTACAGCGCTTGGACGCCGGGATGATCAGCGGCACCTTGCGCCTGCGTTCGATTCCGTCGTTTCTCGGCAAGTGGCTGACCCCGCGTCTGCCACGTCTGCAACAGCGCTTTCCGGACATCCAGCTGCGCATGGTCGCCGAAGACAGCAGCATCGCCCTGCATGAGGGCGACTTCGACCTGGCCATCGACCTCAACGACGGCAGCTACCCAGGCCTGTTATCCACAGCGCTGCTGGACGAACAGATCTTTCCGGTGTGCGCCCCCAGCCTGCTGCGCGGGCGCCCGCCGCTGCATGGGCCGGCGGACCTGGCGCACTTCCCGCTGCTGCACGACATTACCGCCTGGCGTGGGAGTTATGAATACGCCGAGTGGGAGTTCTACCTGAATGCCATCGGTTACCACGATGCCGACGTGCGCCGCGGGCACACCTTCAACCGCAACCACCTGACCATCGAAGCCGCCATTGCCGGCATGGGCGTGGCGATTGCGCGGCGCACGCTGCTCAACGACGAACTGGAACGCGGCACCCTGATCGTGCCGTTCGGCCTGGCCGTGCCCAACCACAAACGCTACGTGCTGCTGTATGCCCCAGGCGCATTGAGCCATCCGGGCGTACGCGCGGTGCATGATTGGCTGGTGGAGGAGGCGGGGATTTTTCGTGCGTTGCACCCCTTGGGAGAGGGGCAATTGTGA
- a CDS encoding PepSY-associated TM helix domain-containing protein, protein MKEGFRQAMAWLHTWAGLIFGWLLFAIFLTGTLAYFKDEITHWMQPEVQAHPLDDARSLAVAQRYLQQQAPTAARWFITLPTHRDPGLSVMWQDKVEPGKRGTFIQKVLDPVSGQAVQARESKGGEFFYRFHFQLQMPYPWGRWLATLAAMVMFVALITGIITHKKIFKDFFTFRPRKGQRSWLDGHNAVGVLVLPFHLMITYSSLVIFMNMVMPAPILASYGDDSRAFFNEVFPSSENAPALGQPGTLLPLWPMYQQAQQQWAGGHVGRLAVNNPSDVNASVNVFRAGSDSLVHDFGSSVSFNGTTGELLRVSGEPSLPAVIGGSFYGLHMGHFAGPVLRWLYFICGLAGTAMIGTGLVIWLGKRQLKHAKTGVMPFELRLVQVLNIASMSGLVIAIAAFFWANRWLPVSFAERSDWEVQAFFIAWALSLLHALVRHGRQAWVEQLSLAALLFVAIPLVNALTTSQHLGVSLVKGDWAMACFDLTCLASGLFLAWAAWKMRCRTASQPQAERARSLTLKQEAG, encoded by the coding sequence ATGAAAGAAGGCTTTCGCCAAGCCATGGCCTGGCTGCACACCTGGGCGGGGTTGATCTTCGGCTGGTTGTTGTTCGCGATTTTCCTGACCGGCACCCTGGCGTATTTCAAAGATGAGATCACCCACTGGATGCAGCCCGAAGTCCAGGCCCATCCGCTGGACGACGCACGCAGCCTCGCCGTGGCGCAACGCTATCTGCAGCAACAGGCGCCCACGGCCGCGCGCTGGTTCATCACCTTGCCCACCCACCGCGACCCCGGCCTGTCGGTGATGTGGCAAGACAAGGTCGAGCCCGGCAAGCGCGGCACCTTCATCCAGAAAGTCCTCGATCCGGTCAGCGGCCAAGCAGTCCAGGCCCGCGAGAGCAAGGGCGGCGAATTCTTCTACCGTTTCCACTTCCAGCTGCAAATGCCTTACCCGTGGGGCCGCTGGCTGGCCACCCTTGCCGCCATGGTGATGTTCGTCGCGCTGATCACCGGCATCATCACCCACAAGAAAATCTTCAAGGACTTCTTCACCTTCCGCCCGCGCAAAGGCCAGCGTTCGTGGCTGGACGGGCACAACGCGGTGGGCGTGCTGGTGTTGCCGTTCCACTTGATGATCACCTACAGCAGTTTGGTGATCTTCATGAACATGGTGATGCCGGCGCCGATTCTGGCCTCCTATGGCGACGACAGCCGTGCGTTCTTCAATGAGGTGTTTCCCAGCTCCGAGAATGCGCCGGCCCTCGGCCAGCCGGGCACCTTGCTGCCGTTATGGCCGATGTACCAACAGGCGCAGCAACAGTGGGCAGGCGGGCATGTCGGGCGCTTGGCGGTGAACAATCCGAGTGACGTCAACGCCTCGGTGAATGTGTTCCGCGCCGGGTCCGACAGCCTGGTGCATGATTTCGGCAGCAGCGTGTCGTTCAACGGCACCACCGGCGAGCTGTTGCGGGTCAGTGGCGAGCCGTCCTTGCCGGCGGTGATTGGCGGCAGTTTCTACGGCTTGCACATGGGTCATTTCGCCGGCCCGGTGTTGCGCTGGCTGTACTTTATCTGCGGGCTGGCAGGCACGGCGATGATTGGCACCGGGCTGGTGATATGGCTCGGCAAGCGCCAGCTCAAGCACGCCAAAACCGGCGTCATGCCGTTTGAGCTGCGCCTGGTGCAAGTGCTGAATATCGCCAGCATGTCCGGCCTGGTGATCGCCATCGCAGCGTTCTTCTGGGCGAACCGCTGGTTGCCGGTGAGCTTCGCCGAACGCTCCGACTGGGAGGTGCAAGCCTTCTTTATCGCCTGGGCCTTGAGCCTGCTGCACGCGCTGGTGCGTCACGGTCGTCAGGCGTGGGTCGAGCAATTGAGCCTGGCTGCACTGCTGTTTGTCGCCATCCCGCTGGTCAATGCGTTGACCACTTCGCAGCATCTGGGCGTTTCACTGGTAAAGGGCGACTGGGCCATGGCCTGCTTCGACCTGACGTGCCTGGCCAGCGGCCTGTTCCTGGCCTGGGCAGCCTGGAAGATGCGGTGTCGCACGGCGTCTCAGCCCCAGGCTGAACGCGCCCGTTCATTGACGCTCAAGCAGGAGGCCGGCTGA
- a CDS encoding L-serine ammonia-lyase produces MAISVFDLFKVGIGPSSSHTVGPMRAAATFAQALTDQQVLSQTRRVEVRLYGSLSATGVGHATDRACVMGLMGEWPDRVDPTSINARIQQLRESGQLLLAGQHTIAFNWHTDLLLLDESLPYHPNAMSLHAYGDSGLLSEQTYYSVGGGFIIEAAEAASGIAPTSDVQLPYDFSSAVELLALCNQHGLRVSELMMANERAWRSDDEIRSGLLHIWSVMRECVEQGLRDEGILPGGLDVPRRAAKLHRSLLEIGKPNVITSTLSAMEWVNLFALAVNEENAAGGRMVTAPTNGAAGIIPAVLHYYMKFNADASDDDVVNFFLAAAAVGILCKKNASISGAEVGCQGEVGSACAMAAAGLADILGATPEQLENAAEIGLEHNLGLTCDPVGGLVQVPCIERNAIAAVKAINATQMALRGDGKHFISLDRVIRTMRDTGADMHDKYKETSRGGLAVSWVEC; encoded by the coding sequence ATGGCTATCAGTGTTTTCGATCTATTCAAAGTGGGCATCGGCCCGTCCAGCTCCCATACCGTCGGCCCCATGCGTGCGGCGGCAACCTTTGCCCAGGCGCTGACCGACCAGCAGGTGCTCAGCCAGACCCGCCGCGTCGAAGTGCGTTTATACGGTTCGCTGTCCGCGACCGGCGTCGGCCACGCCACCGACCGCGCCTGCGTGATGGGCCTGATGGGCGAATGGCCGGATCGCGTCGACCCCACCTCGATCAACGCCCGCATCCAGCAACTGCGTGAGTCCGGCCAACTGCTCCTCGCCGGCCAGCACACCATTGCCTTCAACTGGCACACCGACCTGCTGCTGCTCGACGAAAGCCTGCCCTACCACCCCAACGCCATGTCCCTGCACGCCTACGGCGACAGCGGCCTGCTGAGCGAGCAGACCTACTATTCGGTGGGCGGCGGCTTCATTATCGAGGCTGCCGAAGCCGCGTCAGGCATTGCGCCGACCAGCGACGTGCAGTTGCCCTACGACTTTTCCAGCGCCGTCGAATTGCTGGCCTTGTGCAACCAGCACGGCCTGCGGGTTTCGGAACTGATGATGGCCAACGAACGGGCCTGGCGCAGCGACGACGAAATCCGCAGCGGCCTGCTGCACATCTGGTCGGTGATGCGCGAGTGCGTGGAGCAAGGCCTGCGCGATGAAGGCATCCTGCCCGGTGGCCTGGACGTTCCACGTCGCGCGGCGAAACTGCACCGCAGCCTGCTGGAAATCGGCAAGCCGAACGTGATCACCTCGACCTTGTCGGCCATGGAATGGGTCAACCTGTTCGCCCTCGCCGTCAACGAAGAGAACGCCGCCGGTGGGCGCATGGTCACCGCGCCGACCAATGGCGCGGCGGGCATCATCCCGGCGGTGCTGCATTACTATATGAAGTTCAACGCCGACGCGTCCGACGACGACGTCGTCAATTTCTTCCTGGCCGCCGCCGCCGTCGGCATCCTTTGCAAGAAGAACGCCTCGATCTCCGGTGCCGAAGTCGGCTGCCAGGGCGAAGTCGGCTCGGCCTGCGCCATGGCCGCCGCCGGGCTGGCCGATATCCTCGGCGCCACCCCTGAGCAATTGGAGAACGCCGCCGAAATCGGCCTGGAACACAACCTCGGCCTGACCTGCGACCCGGTCGGCGGCCTCGTGCAGGTGCCCTGCATCGAGCGCAACGCCATCGCAGCCGTCAAAGCGATCAACGCCACCCAGATGGCCCTGCGCGGCGACGGCAAGCACTTCATTTCCCTGGACCGGGTGATCCGCACCATGCGCGATACCGGCGCCGACATGCATGACAAATACAAAGAAACTTCACGGGGCGGCCTGGCGGTCAGCTGGGTGGAGTGCTGA
- a CDS encoding DUF3649 domain-containing protein, with protein MKSKTSLPASYRLAVTSRVLAAVIGGYLMASLAAICLALWLPTSRADAVITGMMSSFVFYLLAVLWCFACRTAWRAWAGVIVPSALLAILAGVGLWMVRT; from the coding sequence ATGAAAAGCAAAACCTCATTGCCCGCCTCTTATCGCCTCGCCGTCACCTCCCGTGTGCTGGCGGCTGTGATCGGTGGTTACCTGATGGCCTCGCTGGCCGCAATCTGCCTCGCGCTGTGGCTGCCAACCTCCCGCGCCGATGCGGTGATCACCGGCATGATGAGTTCGTTCGTGTTCTACCTGCTGGCGGTGCTGTGGTGTTTCGCCTGCCGCACGGCATGGCGCGCGTGGGCGGGGGTGATCGTGCCCAGTGCGCTGCTTGCCATCCTGGCGGGCGTGGGTTTGTGGATGGTGCGCACATGA
- a CDS encoding DUF3325 domain-containing protein, whose protein sequence is MLLALLLCYAGFTALCLSTDRHHGELLRRKPSPARRLVLRGVGWLLLTLSPWPAVATTGWGQGLVEWYAVLMLSALLLVLLLPYRPRLALMLAGAGLLASPVAAFGLF, encoded by the coding sequence ATGCTGCTCGCGCTGCTCCTGTGCTACGCCGGGTTTACCGCGCTGTGCCTGTCGACCGACCGTCATCACGGCGAGTTGCTGCGCCGCAAACCTTCGCCTGCACGGCGTCTGGTGTTGCGCGGGGTCGGCTGGTTGCTGCTGACGCTGTCGCCCTGGCCGGCGGTGGCCACCACGGGTTGGGGCCAGGGCCTGGTGGAGTGGTACGCGGTGCTGATGCTTAGCGCCTTGCTGCTGGTGCTGCTGTTGCCGTATCGGCCACGGCTGGCGCTGATGCTGGCGGGCGCTGGCCTGCTGGCCAGCCCGGTCGCGGCCTTCGGCCTCTTTTGA
- the fecA gene encoding TonB-dependent Fe(3+) dicitrate receptor FecA has protein sequence MPLQPTLLARSLRQLLLGASLSLTVLPTVMAAQDKTYHIAPTSLEAALNQFGREAGVLVSFGSDLTAGLQSPGLSGNYSAAEGLQKLLEGSGLQARAEGDNAYSLQPASAPATLELQTSNVVGDWLGDAAQTNVFEHPGARDVIRRETFERQGATQARDVLNRIPGVNAPDNNGTGSHDMALNFGIRGLNPRLASRSTVLMDGIPVPFAPYGQPQLSFAPISMGNMDAVDVVRGGGAVRYGPQNVGGIVNFVTRAIPQAPTVKGGLQTETSPSSSHDGFKTTGNLLAGGTADNGLGGALLYSGTRGGDWRENSNTRIDDLILKGKYQLDDANSFNAMAQYYEGQADMPGGLNVKDYKADPYQSTRPYDKFWGRRTMFNVGYRYEQDRREFTVNSFFTKTLRSGYLDQGSFLSLSPREYWVRGLETRFAQGFDLGPTRHEVGVGYRYINEAGHELRYRTPIAANQPMPSTDSRNDRDTRGGTEANAFFIDDRIDIGKWTITPGVRYEMIKSQQSNNLTNVNYKGDYNTALPALNVLYHLTDDWNLYANTEGSFGSVQYSQMPNRVNSGEVKPEKARTWELGTRYDNGSLRAEIGAFLINFDNQYDSNQTNDTVIARGETRHQGIESSINYALDGLSPALAGFDVYATYAYVDATIREDGPNKGNRVPFSSRHKGTLGVGYTEGPWKLNLDSSYQSSQFADNANTKAESADGANRRIPGYMLFSSRAAYDFGPQLSDLNVAVGVKNIFNKQYYTRSFDDNNKGKYVGEPRTVYVQTSIAF, from the coding sequence ATGCCCCTGCAACCAACGCTTCTCGCCCGCTCTCTGCGCCAACTCCTGCTCGGCGCCAGCCTCAGCCTGACCGTGTTGCCCACGGTAATGGCGGCCCAAGACAAGACCTATCACATCGCGCCCACCAGCCTGGAAGCGGCCCTGAACCAGTTCGGCCGCGAAGCCGGCGTGCTGGTGTCGTTCGGTTCCGACCTCACTGCCGGCCTGCAAAGCCCAGGTTTGTCGGGCAACTACAGCGCCGCCGAGGGCCTGCAAAAACTGTTGGAAGGCAGTGGCCTGCAAGCCCGTGCCGAGGGCGACAATGCCTACAGCCTGCAACCGGCCAGCGCCCCGGCCACCCTCGAGCTGCAGACATCCAACGTGGTCGGCGACTGGCTCGGCGATGCGGCCCAGACCAACGTGTTCGAACACCCCGGCGCACGCGACGTGATCCGCCGCGAAACCTTCGAACGCCAAGGCGCCACCCAGGCCCGCGACGTGCTCAACCGCATTCCCGGCGTCAACGCCCCGGACAACAACGGCACCGGCAGCCATGACATGGCGCTGAACTTCGGCATTCGCGGGCTCAACCCACGCCTGGCGTCGCGCTCCACGGTGCTGATGGACGGCATCCCCGTGCCCTTCGCGCCTTACGGCCAGCCGCAACTGTCCTTCGCCCCGATCAGCATGGGCAACATGGACGCGGTCGACGTGGTACGCGGCGGCGGCGCGGTGCGCTACGGCCCGCAGAACGTCGGCGGCATCGTCAACTTCGTGACCCGTGCCATCCCGCAGGCGCCCACCGTCAAAGGCGGCCTGCAGACCGAGACCAGCCCGTCCTCCAGTCACGATGGCTTCAAGACCACCGGCAACCTGCTGGCCGGCGGCACCGCCGACAATGGCCTGGGCGGCGCGCTGCTGTACTCCGGCACCCGCGGCGGCGACTGGCGTGAAAACAGCAACACGCGCATCGATGACCTGATCCTGAAAGGCAAATACCAACTGGACGATGCCAACAGCTTCAACGCCATGGCGCAGTACTACGAAGGCCAGGCCGATATGCCCGGCGGTTTGAACGTCAAGGACTACAAGGCCGATCCCTATCAGTCGACCCGCCCTTACGACAAATTCTGGGGCCGTCGTACGATGTTCAACGTCGGCTACCGCTACGAGCAGGATCGCCGCGAATTCACGGTCAACAGCTTCTTCACCAAGACCCTGCGCAGCGGTTACCTCGACCAGGGCAGCTTCCTCTCGCTGTCACCCCGCGAGTACTGGGTACGTGGCCTGGAAACCCGCTTCGCCCAAGGCTTCGACCTCGGCCCCACCCGCCACGAAGTGGGCGTCGGCTACCGCTACATCAACGAAGCCGGCCACGAGTTGCGCTACCGCACGCCGATTGCCGCCAACCAGCCAATGCCGAGCACCGACAGCCGTAACGACCGCGACACGCGCGGCGGCACCGAAGCCAATGCATTCTTCATCGACGACCGTATCGATATCGGCAAGTGGACGATCACACCGGGCGTGCGCTACGAGATGATCAAGTCCCAGCAGAGCAACAACCTCACCAACGTCAACTACAAGGGCGACTACAACACCGCGCTGCCGGCGTTGAACGTGCTCTACCACCTCACCGATGACTGGAACCTGTACGCCAACACCGAAGGCTCGTTCGGCAGCGTGCAGTACAGCCAGATGCCCAACCGTGTGAACAGCGGCGAAGTGAAGCCGGAAAAAGCCCGCACCTGGGAGCTGGGTACGCGCTATGACAACGGCAGCCTGCGCGCGGAAATCGGCGCGTTTCTGATCAATTTCGATAACCAGTACGACAGCAACCAGACCAACGACACCGTAATCGCCCGCGGTGAAACCCGGCACCAGGGCATCGAGTCGAGCATCAATTACGCCCTCGACGGCCTGAGCCCGGCGCTGGCCGGCTTCGATGTGTACGCCACCTACGCGTATGTCGACGCGACCATCCGCGAAGACGGCCCGAACAAAGGCAACCGCGTGCCCTTCTCGTCCAGGCACAAAGGCACCCTCGGCGTGGGTTACACCGAAGGGCCGTGGAAGCTCAACCTGGACAGCAGCTACCAGAGCAGCCAGTTCGCCGACAACGCCAACACCAAGGCCGAAAGCGCCGACGGCGCGAATCGGCGCATCCCCGGCTACATGCTGTTCAGCAGCCGCGCAGCCTATGACTTCGGCCCGCAGCTGTCGGACTTGAACGTGGCGGTCGGTGTGAAAAACATTTTCAACAAGCAGTACTACACACGCTCGTTCGACGATAACAACAAGGGCAAGTACGTGGGTGAGCCGCGTACGGTGTACGTGCAAACGTCCATCGCGTTCTGA
- a CDS encoding RNA polymerase sigma factor, with protein MISPPPNPQDSSHPDAAGGRAHFLQVFLSQRSQMEALVSRRVGCRATAADLVQDLFLRFWRRPLVQVEELSTYLLRCAGNIAIDHLRSEGARVRSNEGWLPEQQHNQGDEPQAALEAGNDLRHVEAALRSLPERTRQIFLLNRIHGRKYAQIAKAMGLSQSAVEKHMMRALEACKASLREPPPPRTPGKAP; from the coding sequence ATGATCAGCCCGCCGCCCAACCCCCAGGACAGTTCGCACCCCGATGCGGCCGGTGGGCGTGCGCATTTCTTGCAGGTGTTTTTGTCCCAGCGTTCGCAGATGGAAGCGCTGGTCAGCCGCCGTGTCGGTTGCCGTGCCACCGCCGCTGACCTGGTGCAGGACCTGTTCCTGCGCTTTTGGCGTCGCCCGCTGGTGCAGGTCGAAGAACTCAGCACTTACCTGCTGCGCTGCGCCGGCAATATCGCCATCGACCATTTGCGCAGCGAAGGCGCCCGCGTGCGCAGCAACGAAGGCTGGCTGCCGGAACAACAGCACAATCAGGGCGACGAGCCCCAGGCAGCCCTCGAAGCGGGCAATGACCTGCGCCACGTCGAAGCCGCCTTGCGCAGTTTGCCCGAGCGCACCCGGCAGATATTCCTGCTCAACCGCATCCATGGTCGCAAATACGCACAGATCGCCAAGGCGATGGGCCTGTCCCAGAGCGCCGTGGAAAAACATATGATGCGTGCCCTCGAAGCCTGCAAAGCCAGCCTTCGCGAACCACCGCCGCCACGCACGCCAGGGAAAGCACCGTGA
- a CDS encoding HPF/RaiA family ribosome-associated protein, translating into MQIQVNSDNHIESSIRLEEWVRTTIESTLERYEEDLTRVEVFLRDENGDKPGPHDLSCRLEARPKGHQPVSVIHKADTLEQAIDGAATKLDHALEHLFGKLQGKPRAAGKNQPTTKVNEDELEQEFLEKERAVFNG; encoded by the coding sequence ATGCAAATCCAAGTCAATAGCGATAACCATATTGAAAGCAGCATCCGACTGGAGGAGTGGGTACGTACCACCATTGAGAGCACGCTCGAACGTTATGAAGAAGACCTGACCCGCGTTGAGGTTTTCCTGCGCGATGAGAACGGCGACAAGCCCGGCCCCCACGATCTGAGTTGCCGTCTGGAAGCACGGCCAAAGGGCCATCAGCCAGTTTCGGTCATTCATAAAGCCGATACGCTGGAACAAGCGATCGATGGCGCGGCCACCAAGCTTGATCACGCGCTGGAACATCTGTTCGGCAAACTGCAAGGCAAGCCCCGCGCTGCCGGGAAGAACCAGCCGACCACCAAAGTCAATGAAGATGAGCTTGAGCAGGAGTTTCTGGAAAAAGAACGCGCCGTGTTCAACGGCTGA
- a CDS encoding glutaredoxin family protein, giving the protein MLGGVLKKVLLVLLVVVVVQNWGKIERLFNPSQVVSEQVRASARVVLYATEWCGYCKQIRRFLDQKGIPYQAFDIEKDAQARKAYEALGGGGIPFVDVNGTLIRDYNPEAIMAALK; this is encoded by the coding sequence ATGCTGGGCGGCGTGCTCAAGAAAGTCCTGCTGGTACTGCTGGTCGTGGTGGTGGTTCAGAACTGGGGCAAGATCGAGCGGCTGTTCAACCCCTCGCAAGTGGTTTCGGAGCAGGTACGCGCCTCGGCGCGCGTGGTGCTCTACGCCACCGAGTGGTGCGGCTACTGCAAGCAGATCCGTCGCTTCCTGGACCAGAAAGGTATTCCTTACCAGGCCTTCGATATCGAAAAGGACGCCCAGGCGCGCAAGGCGTATGAGGCGTTGGGCGGCGGCGGGATTCCGTTTGTGGACGTCAATGGCACCCTGATACGCGACTACAACCCCGAGGCGATCATGGCGGCCCTGAAGTAA
- a CDS encoding sigma-70 family RNA polymerase sigma factor: MPPSNTVEVLYNDHHHWLTGWLRRKLGCPESAADLAQDTFIRLLSAREAPTLNEPRAFLVTVAKRVLFNFYRRQDLERAYLDALAQMPQHVAPSEEDRAIILQTLVELDQLLDGLPVQVKRAFLLAQLDGLTYAQIGAQLGISIATVKRHLTKAALRCYFAL, encoded by the coding sequence TTGCCGCCGTCCAACACCGTCGAAGTTCTTTACAACGACCATCACCACTGGCTTACCGGCTGGTTGCGACGCAAGCTCGGCTGCCCGGAAAGCGCGGCCGACCTGGCGCAGGACACCTTCATCCGACTGCTCAGCGCCCGCGAAGCGCCAACACTGAACGAACCCCGCGCCTTTCTCGTCACCGTCGCCAAGCGCGTGCTGTTCAACTTCTACCGTCGCCAGGACCTGGAACGCGCCTACCTCGATGCCCTCGCGCAAATGCCGCAGCACGTGGCACCCTCGGAAGAAGACCGCGCAATCATCCTGCAAACCCTGGTGGAACTGGACCAACTGCTCGACGGCCTGCCGGTGCAGGTCAAACGCGCCTTCCTGCTGGCCCAGCTCGACGGGCTGACCTACGCGCAAATCGGCGCGCAACTGGGCATCTCCATTGCCACCGTCAAACGCCACCTGACCAAAGCCGCCCTGCGCTGCTACTTCGCCTTATGA